A window of the Corynebacterium minutissimum genome harbors these coding sequences:
- the glgC gene encoding glucose-1-phosphate adenylyltransferase has protein sequence MRSLPNVLAIVLAGGEGKRLFPLTEDRAKPAVPFGGSYRLIDFVLSNLVNAGFLKIAVLTQYKSHSLDRHISQAWNLSGPTPQFIASVPAQQRRGKRWYNGSADAILQSLNLIYDEKPDYVIVFGADHVYRMDPAQMVEEHIATGLDCSVAGIRVPRSEATAFGCIQADGMGTITSFVEKPADPPATPDDPNMTYASMGNYVFTTEALIEALLQDEKNEESAHDMGGDIIPYFVERQQAHVYDFMSNEVPGSTERDHGYWRDVGTIDSFYEAHMDMISVHPIFNLYNRSWPIHSTDDSNFPPAKFVQNGIAQSSMVAPGCIVSGGTVRNSVLASDVHVADGATVEGSVILPGVRIGRGAVVRRAILDKNVVVSDGAIIGVDRERDEQRFKVSDGGVVVVGKNEKV, from the coding sequence GTGAGAAGCCTTCCTAACGTCCTTGCCATTGTCCTCGCCGGCGGCGAGGGAAAGCGCCTCTTCCCCCTGACTGAAGACCGCGCTAAGCCCGCCGTTCCGTTTGGTGGTTCCTACCGCCTCATTGACTTCGTGTTGTCTAACCTCGTCAACGCCGGTTTCTTGAAGATTGCCGTGCTGACTCAGTACAAGTCCCACTCCCTGGACCGCCACATTTCCCAGGCGTGGAACTTGTCGGGGCCGACACCGCAGTTCATTGCCTCCGTCCCGGCCCAGCAGCGCCGCGGTAAGCGCTGGTACAACGGTTCGGCCGATGCCATCCTGCAGTCGTTGAACCTGATCTATGACGAGAAGCCGGATTACGTCATCGTCTTCGGCGCGGACCACGTCTACCGTATGGATCCGGCTCAGATGGTGGAGGAGCACATCGCTACGGGTCTGGACTGCTCTGTCGCGGGTATTCGCGTTCCGCGCTCGGAAGCGACCGCCTTCGGCTGTATCCAGGCAGACGGCATGGGCACCATCACGTCCTTCGTGGAGAAACCTGCTGACCCGCCAGCTACTCCGGATGACCCGAACATGACTTATGCGTCGATGGGCAACTACGTCTTCACCACCGAGGCCCTCATTGAGGCCCTCCTGCAGGATGAGAAGAATGAGGAATCTGCCCACGATATGGGTGGTGACATCATCCCGTACTTCGTGGAGCGCCAGCAGGCGCACGTCTATGACTTCATGTCTAATGAGGTCCCCGGCTCCACGGAGCGCGACCATGGTTACTGGCGTGATGTCGGTACCATCGATTCCTTCTATGAGGCGCATATGGACATGATTTCCGTGCACCCCATTTTCAATCTGTACAACCGCTCATGGCCAATTCATTCCACGGATGATTCCAACTTCCCGCCGGCCAAGTTCGTGCAGAACGGTATTGCCCAGTCCTCGATGGTGGCCCCTGGCTGCATTGTCTCCGGTGGTACTGTGCGCAACTCGGTGCTGGCTTCCGACGTTCACGTGGCCGACGGTGCGACGGTCGAAGGATCCGTCATTCTCCCCGGCGTGCGCATCGGCCGCGGTGCCGTGGTGCGCCGCGCCATCTTGGACAAGAACGTCGTCGTGAGCGACGGCGCCATTATCGGTGTGGACCGTGAGCGCGATGAGCAGCGCTTCAAGGTCTCCGATGGCGGCGTGGTCGTCGTGGGCAAGAACGAGAAGGTTTAA
- a CDS encoding O-methyltransferase gives MTTTAYDALRSFIESTSEVSEALTSARAHAEEYGLPVPDESTGQLLSTLAAVSSGTTSRPQAVAITPAASVVGLYLLAGMPENGILTCIDPEAEHQASAKQTFRDAGYSSSRGRFLPSRPLDIMGRLANDTYQVIYAEVPALDMPALVKAAWPLLHQHGTLVLANSLLDGTVADSSRTDRDTAAAREADEIARSLEGAAVTRLPYGAGLTLVTKL, from the coding sequence GTGACTACTACTGCTTATGACGCACTGCGATCTTTCATCGAATCCACCAGCGAGGTATCGGAAGCGCTCACCAGCGCCCGCGCCCACGCAGAGGAATACGGACTGCCGGTTCCGGATGAATCCACCGGACAGCTACTGAGCACCCTGGCGGCCGTCTCCTCTGGAACGACGTCGCGCCCCCAGGCGGTTGCAATTACCCCGGCGGCCTCTGTGGTGGGTCTCTACCTACTCGCCGGAATGCCGGAGAACGGCATTCTCACCTGTATTGATCCGGAAGCTGAGCACCAAGCCAGCGCAAAGCAGACCTTCCGCGATGCCGGCTACTCCTCTAGCCGCGGGCGCTTCCTGCCCTCACGTCCGCTCGACATCATGGGGCGTTTGGCCAACGACACCTACCAGGTCATCTACGCCGAGGTACCTGCCCTCGACATGCCCGCGCTGGTGAAGGCCGCCTGGCCGCTCCTACACCAGCACGGCACGTTGGTGCTCGCGAACTCGCTGCTGGATGGCACCGTGGCTGATAGCTCGCGCACTGACCGCGACACCGCCGCTGCCCGTGAGGCCGACGAAATTGCGCGTTCCCTCGAAGGCGCGGCCGTCACCCGCCTGCCTTATGGTGCGGGGCTCACCCTCGTGACCAAGCTCTAA
- the sigE gene encoding RNA polymerase sigma factor SigE, whose protein sequence is MTKKQRENVPPLSSEEQISTVEEHTAEAEELTGTAAFDAGEADMPSWGELVAEHADGVYRLAYRLSGNQHDAEDLTQETFMRVFRSLDKYQAGTFQGWLHRITTNLFLDMVRHRSKIRMEALPEDYERVPGTDMTPEQAYSVANLDPALQSALDNLAPDFRVAVVLCDVVGMSYDEIAETLGVKMGTVRSRIHRGRSQLRAALEKEAQTNADTRSLLRTR, encoded by the coding sequence ATGACAAAAAAGCAGCGCGAGAATGTACCCCCGCTCAGCTCTGAAGAACAGATCAGCACCGTCGAAGAGCACACTGCTGAAGCTGAAGAGCTTACGGGTACTGCCGCGTTCGATGCCGGTGAAGCCGATATGCCCTCGTGGGGCGAGCTGGTGGCCGAGCATGCTGATGGTGTCTACCGCTTGGCGTACCGCCTCTCCGGTAACCAACACGATGCCGAAGACCTGACGCAGGAAACCTTCATGCGCGTCTTCCGCTCTCTGGATAAGTACCAGGCCGGTACGTTCCAGGGTTGGCTGCACCGCATCACCACTAACCTCTTCCTCGATATGGTGCGCCACCGCTCCAAGATTCGTATGGAGGCCCTGCCGGAGGATTACGAGCGCGTGCCGGGCACCGACATGACACCGGAGCAGGCCTACTCGGTAGCCAACTTGGACCCGGCGCTGCAGTCGGCGCTGGATAACCTGGCTCCGGACTTCCGTGTCGCCGTGGTTCTCTGTGATGTCGTGGGCATGAGCTATGACGAGATTGCCGAAACCCTCGGCGTAAAGATGGGTACTGTGCGCTCCCGCATTCACCGTGGCCGCTCCCAGCTACGTGCCGCACTGGAGAAGGAGGCACAGACCAACGCGGACACCCGCAGCCTCTTGCGTACGCGCTAA
- a CDS encoding anti-sigma factor family protein, with protein sequence MESLNDKPHERSLSLPGIFTEAQAKVRDKAKARAQRADTIGHLGPEAIVAFVDGEMPAKYAHRVRVHLVHCAECRAEIHHQRNASEWVRECSVESHVRAPESLMAKLTGIAHQGAGPGPDAEEPACQPRQDFLDKVEMVMRAIKHNQRG encoded by the coding sequence GTGGAGTCGCTAAATGACAAGCCCCACGAGCGTTCCCTTTCCTTGCCCGGCATCTTTACGGAGGCACAGGCCAAGGTTCGTGACAAAGCTAAGGCTCGCGCACAGCGCGCGGACACCATCGGGCACTTGGGTCCAGAAGCCATCGTGGCCTTCGTGGATGGGGAAATGCCCGCCAAGTACGCTCACCGCGTCCGCGTCCACCTCGTGCACTGTGCCGAGTGCCGCGCCGAAATCCACCACCAGCGCAACGCCTCCGAGTGGGTACGTGAATGCAGCGTGGAATCGCACGTGCGGGCCCCGGAATCCCTCATGGCCAAACTGACCGGCATCGCCCACCAGGGAGCGGGTCCAGGTCCTGATGCGGAGGAACCTGCCTGCCAGCCGCGCCAGGACTTCTTGGACAAGGTGGAGATGGTGATGCGCGCCATTAAGCACAATCAGCGCGGTTGA
- a CDS encoding IS110 family transposase has translation MTYDYVIGMDVGKYFHHACVLDIDGAQVLSKRINQNEKSLRTLFSTFSANDHKVLVVVDQPNNIGRLTVAVAQDIGIDVRYLPGLAMRQLSRIHAGNAKTDIRDAYIIAHAAKNLPESLRSVDRVEEAFLQLKVLNGIDEDLARSYTRLINQIRSALVGCYPQFEQALRGQVIHRKWVLHLLARYGGPTKIKRLGKAKAAAFARRYKARNPEPVIDAIFAAISEQTVAIAGAQYAEMGVAMSAKDALLKLEHRKQIEQEVIELINDIPHTQILLSMPGIGPKTAAQILMTAGDMSDFPTAAHLASYAGLSPRTNQSGTSIMSNSLNRAGNKKLKNALWQSSFASIRFHERSRQFYERKRREGKRHNAAVVALARRRLNVLYAMMSNHEYYRDPDQSQEVKAA, from the coding sequence ATGACCTACGACTATGTCATCGGCATGGACGTTGGCAAATACTTTCACCACGCTTGCGTCTTAGATATCGACGGCGCCCAAGTGCTATCAAAGCGTATCAACCAAAACGAAAAATCCCTGCGCACACTCTTTTCAACGTTTAGCGCAAACGACCACAAGGTCCTTGTCGTCGTGGACCAGCCCAATAACATTGGGCGACTAACTGTCGCGGTTGCCCAAGATATCGGAATCGATGTGCGCTACCTTCCAGGTTTGGCTATGCGTCAACTCTCACGTATCCACGCTGGTAATGCCAAAACTGATATCCGGGATGCATATATCATCGCCCACGCTGCAAAGAACCTTCCGGAATCCCTCCGCAGTGTCGACCGCGTCGAAGAAGCCTTTCTCCAGTTGAAAGTCCTCAACGGCATCGACGAAGACTTAGCGCGCTCCTACACCAGGCTCATCAATCAGATTCGAAGTGCACTAGTTGGCTGCTACCCGCAATTCGAGCAAGCCCTTCGCGGCCAGGTGATCCACCGCAAATGGGTTCTGCACCTACTTGCACGCTACGGCGGGCCGACCAAGATAAAGCGCCTCGGAAAAGCCAAAGCAGCTGCCTTCGCTCGACGCTATAAGGCACGCAATCCCGAGCCCGTCATCGATGCCATATTCGCTGCCATCTCTGAGCAAACAGTCGCCATTGCTGGTGCACAATATGCCGAAATGGGCGTAGCAATGTCGGCGAAGGACGCGCTTTTAAAGCTCGAGCACCGCAAACAAATCGAGCAGGAAGTCATCGAGCTCATCAACGACATCCCCCACACTCAAATCCTGCTATCCATGCCAGGAATCGGGCCGAAGACGGCTGCCCAAATTCTCATGACCGCGGGCGACATGTCCGACTTCCCGACAGCTGCGCACCTAGCCTCTTACGCTGGCTTATCACCCCGAACGAATCAGTCCGGAACCTCAATCATGTCGAACTCACTGAACAGAGCTGGCAATAAAAAATTAAAGAACGCCCTATGGCAATCATCTTTTGCATCCATCAGATTCCACGAGCGTTCACGGCAATTCTATGAACGAAAGCGCCGTGAAGGCAAGAGACACAACGCTGCAGTCGTAGCACTAGCCCGCAGACGGCTCAACGTCCTATACGCCATGATGAGCAACCACGAGTACTACCGCGATCCCGACCAATCACAGGAAGTCAAAGCAGCCTAA
- a CDS encoding Sec-independent protein translocase TatB, translating into MFSSIGWLEIITIVLLGLVIIGPERLPGVIMDVRAAIYAARKAINNAKAELNGEMNGLGAEFDDLRVPLSQAAEWTRLGPRGVITKALFDGDDSAWDDFNPKKMAEDIKHSTDPAQKDMPSPAAQTGQAPQQTGGPQPATQNPHEQHSQQPGRPTFDYSQIYADPNASAPETEQPPRGGNASTGGGSVSWEDVT; encoded by the coding sequence GTGTTTTCCTCAATCGGTTGGCTGGAGATCATCACTATTGTTCTCCTTGGCCTCGTCATCATTGGTCCGGAGCGCCTCCCCGGCGTGATAATGGACGTGCGTGCGGCCATCTACGCGGCGCGTAAGGCCATCAACAATGCCAAAGCGGAGCTCAATGGTGAGATGAACGGATTGGGTGCGGAATTCGATGACCTCCGCGTTCCCTTAAGTCAGGCGGCGGAATGGACGCGCTTGGGTCCGCGTGGCGTTATTACTAAGGCGCTTTTCGACGGCGACGATTCCGCCTGGGATGACTTCAATCCGAAGAAGATGGCGGAGGACATCAAGCACAGTACGGACCCTGCGCAGAAGGACATGCCGTCTCCTGCGGCCCAGACCGGGCAGGCGCCACAGCAGACCGGTGGGCCACAGCCGGCCACGCAGAATCCGCACGAGCAGCACTCACAGCAGCCAGGCCGGCCAACGTTCGATTATTCCCAGATTTACGCCGACCCCAACGCCAGCGCCCCTGAGACAGAGCAACCCCCGCGCGGCGGGAATGCATCCACCGGCGGGGGCAGCGTCTCCTGGGAAGACGTCACGTAA
- a CDS encoding Mrp/NBP35 family ATP-binding protein, with protein sequence MTSAITESAVRSALERVDDPEIGRPITELGMVKSVAVNGADVDIELYLTIAGCPMKSTIESNTRAAVAELDGVGEISISMTPMSDEQRQELKQKLRGGQAEPEIPFAKPESTTRVFAVASGKGGVGKSSVTVNLAAALVEKGLKVGIVDADIYGHSVPSLLGSTAGPTVLDDEMLLPPISHDIKHISIGQFVEGNAPVVWRGPMLHRALQQFLADVFWGDLDVLLLDLPPGTGDVALSVAQLIPNAELLIVTTPQAAAAEVAERAGSISQQTRQRVAGVIENMGAMVMPDGSTMDIFGEGGGQVVAERLSVLLGHDVPLMASIPLDPALRAAGDEGTPIVLKAPDSPATQAINSVADSIAVRSDSLVGKKLGLGVTRKS encoded by the coding sequence ATGACTAGCGCAATTACTGAATCTGCTGTTCGTTCCGCGCTTGAGCGCGTCGACGACCCTGAAATCGGCCGTCCCATCACTGAGCTCGGCATGGTGAAGTCCGTTGCCGTCAACGGTGCGGATGTGGACATCGAGCTGTATCTCACCATCGCCGGCTGCCCGATGAAGAGCACCATCGAATCCAACACTCGCGCTGCCGTCGCTGAGTTAGACGGCGTGGGTGAGATTTCTATCTCCATGACGCCGATGAGCGATGAGCAACGCCAAGAGCTGAAGCAGAAGCTGCGCGGTGGACAGGCCGAGCCAGAGATTCCTTTTGCCAAGCCGGAATCCACCACGCGCGTGTTCGCCGTAGCATCCGGCAAGGGTGGCGTGGGAAAGTCCTCCGTCACGGTGAATCTGGCAGCTGCACTTGTGGAGAAGGGTCTCAAGGTCGGCATTGTGGACGCCGACATTTATGGCCACTCCGTTCCCAGCTTGCTCGGCTCTACGGCGGGCCCCACCGTGCTTGACGACGAAATGCTGCTTCCCCCCATCTCCCACGACATCAAGCACATCTCCATTGGGCAATTCGTGGAGGGCAATGCACCCGTCGTCTGGCGCGGGCCCATGCTCCACCGCGCACTCCAGCAGTTCCTCGCAGATGTCTTCTGGGGTGACCTAGATGTTCTCCTCCTCGACCTTCCGCCGGGCACCGGTGACGTCGCGTTGTCGGTAGCGCAGCTCATCCCGAATGCCGAGCTGCTCATCGTGACAACCCCGCAGGCTGCGGCTGCTGAGGTAGCCGAGCGCGCCGGTTCCATTTCCCAGCAGACTCGCCAGCGCGTTGCCGGCGTCATCGAAAACATGGGTGCCATGGTGATGCCAGATGGTTCCACCATGGACATTTTCGGCGAGGGCGGCGGGCAGGTCGTCGCTGAGCGCCTCAGCGTGCTGTTGGGCCACGACGTTCCGCTGATGGCCTCCATCCCACTGGACCCTGCCCTGCGCGCAGCCGGTGACGAGGGAACGCCCATCGTCCTCAAGGCCCCTGATTCTCCTGCCACCCAGGCCATCAACTCCGTCGCAGACTCGATCGCCGTGCGCTCTGATTCCCTCGTGGGTAAGAAGCTCGGCCTAGGCGTGACCCGTAAAAGCTAG
- a CDS encoding adhesin domain containing protein has protein sequence MSVAFDNSKDRTFADWYFTNTGNLGAFLNTVEVPSMEAGQTFLDKSVTHKADENINITASGRILRNLNIYAELTDEKVKQFASASGDHPVRYAWQSNYKRDNPDGLNATLGPSAAFGATVNPWPSENIECNPITVSWESQEKLVIRPGEELKVGKINVPAVKNGGTDDSLSRMVVEAYDAQGNFIGTSDTGASGGGASSVRIDQTTGEIFYTMPKYKGTDLSDQQGMRFSALAKPRTVEQLQAAVEHNNSGAGSAFESSNSLTRYNQANVIANHQWSFDDTQFHDQC, from the coding sequence CTGAGCGTCGCCTTTGATAACTCGAAGGACCGCACATTCGCCGATTGGTACTTCACCAATACGGGGAACCTTGGCGCATTCTTGAATACCGTCGAGGTGCCTTCCATGGAGGCCGGCCAGACCTTCCTTGACAAGAGCGTCACTCACAAGGCCGACGAAAACATCAACATTACTGCTAGTGGTCGCATTCTACGGAACTTGAATATCTACGCAGAGCTGACCGATGAGAAAGTCAAGCAGTTCGCTTCGGCCTCTGGTGATCACCCTGTACGTTACGCCTGGCAAAGCAACTACAAGCGGGACAATCCTGATGGTCTGAACGCGACCCTGGGGCCCAGCGCTGCTTTTGGCGCTACTGTAAACCCGTGGCCGAGCGAGAACATCGAATGTAACCCGATCACGGTTTCGTGGGAGAGTCAAGAAAAGCTGGTCATTAGGCCCGGCGAAGAGCTCAAAGTCGGCAAAATCAATGTCCCGGCTGTGAAGAATGGTGGCACGGATGATTCCCTGTCCCGCATGGTCGTGGAGGCTTACGACGCGCAGGGTAACTTCATTGGCACAAGCGACACCGGTGCTTCCGGAGGTGGTGCGTCGAGTGTACGTATTGATCAGACCACCGGCGAAATCTTCTACACCATGCCGAAGTACAAGGGCACGGACCTGAGCGACCAGCAGGGCATGCGCTTTAGCGCGCTTGCTAAGCCCCGTACCGTCGAGCAGTTGCAGGCTGCGGTTGAACACAACAATAGCGGTGCAGGCAGTGCATTCGAAAGCTCCAACTCGCTGACCCGCTACAACCAGGCGAACGTTATCGCGAACCACCAGTGGAGCTTCGACGACACCCAGTTCCACGACCAATGTTGA
- a CDS encoding multifunctional oxoglutarate decarboxylase/oxoglutarate dehydrogenase thiamine pyrophosphate-binding subunit/dihydrolipoyllysine-residue succinyltransferase subunit, which translates to MSKSSIYGPNAWLIDEQFQQYSKDPNSVDKEWRDYFEANGAPKQAAQPKASAKASGSTASAPAQKPEQKKASSAAKPAEKSPAAPGAKSPSDSKSSATKPKADQKKSESPLDRIKDAPEPGSRVLKGMFKAIAKNMDESLEIPTATTVRDIPVKLMWENRAMINDHLKRTRGGKISFTHILGYALVKAVQIHPDMNVRYEIQDGKPTVVQPEHVNLGLAIDLPQKDGSRALVVAAIKEAENKTFAEFIDAYQDIVDRSRKNKLTMDDFSGVTINLTNPGGIGTRHSIARLTKGSGSIIGVGSMDYPAEFAGTSADRLADLGVGRLVTLTSTYDHRVIQGAESGEFLRTIGQLILDDAFWDELFESLGVPYQPFRWAADVPNTGVDKNTRVMQYIEAYRSRGHLLADINPLGWKQPGLPWPDHRDLDLSTHGLTIWDLDRTFNVGGFGGKETMTLREVVTRLRSAYTLKVGSEYTHILDRDERSWLQEQIEAGMPKPSNSEQKYILQKVNAAEAFENFLQTKYVGQKRFSLEGAESLIALLDSIVDTAAGQDLDEVVIGMPHRGRLNVLFNIVGKPLADIFGEFDGNYKGGQLGGSGDVKYHLGAEGEHLQMFGDGEIKVTLAANPSHLEAVDPVMEGIARAKQDILDKGPEGHTVVPIMLHGDASFTGLGVVQETINLSQLRGYTTGGTVHVVVNNQVGFTTTPDSGRSTHYATDLAKGFDCPVFHVNGDNPEAVVWVGKLATEYRRRFGKDVFIDLVCYRLRGHNEADDPSMTQPRLYDIIDNHKSVRERYTEELIGRGDLSDEEAEAAARDFHDQMESVFAEHKEAEKAGPKEQTGITSSQDLTRGLDTSITAEEMAEIGDAYGTPPEGFEYHKRVGKVAKERQKSAREGGIDWGWGELIAFGSLANSGKVVRLAGEDSRRGTFTQRHAVAFDPATGEEYNPVAHLATSKGNGGKFMVYNSALTEFAGMGFEYGYTVGNPDAVVAWEAQFGDFANGAQTIIDEYISSGEAKWGQLSSLILLLPHGYEGQGPDHSSARIERYLQLCAEGSMTVAQPSTPANHFHLLRRQALGEMKRPLVVFTPKSMLRNKAATSSVSDFTEVTKFQSVINDPNFFDINGKKVGDADKVKTIMLVSGKLYWELAKKKEADGRDDIAIVRVEMLHPIPFNRLREAFESYPNAEQVRFVQDEPANQGPWPFYNEHLRELIPDMPELVRVSRRSQSSTATGNAKVHQIEQKNLLEEAFDI; encoded by the coding sequence GTGAGCAAATCGAGCATCTACGGCCCGAACGCGTGGCTGATTGACGAACAGTTCCAGCAGTACTCAAAGGACCCAAACTCCGTAGATAAGGAGTGGCGTGACTACTTTGAGGCTAACGGGGCTCCCAAGCAGGCCGCACAGCCCAAGGCCTCCGCCAAGGCCTCTGGCTCCACGGCTTCTGCCCCGGCACAGAAACCGGAACAGAAGAAGGCAAGCTCCGCCGCTAAACCTGCAGAGAAGTCCCCTGCTGCCCCTGGCGCTAAGTCACCGAGCGACTCGAAGTCTTCGGCGACGAAGCCGAAGGCGGATCAGAAGAAGTCGGAGTCCCCGCTCGACCGCATCAAGGACGCCCCGGAGCCCGGCTCCCGTGTGCTCAAGGGCATGTTCAAGGCAATTGCCAAGAACATGGACGAATCCCTGGAGATCCCCACCGCTACGACCGTCCGCGACATCCCGGTCAAGCTCATGTGGGAAAACCGCGCAATGATCAACGATCACCTCAAGCGCACCCGCGGAGGCAAGATCTCCTTTACCCACATCCTGGGTTACGCCCTGGTTAAGGCCGTTCAGATCCACCCGGACATGAACGTGCGTTACGAGATTCAGGACGGCAAGCCCACCGTGGTTCAGCCGGAGCACGTCAACCTGGGCCTGGCCATTGACCTTCCGCAGAAGGATGGCTCCCGCGCCCTCGTGGTTGCCGCCATTAAGGAAGCAGAGAACAAGACTTTTGCCGAGTTCATCGATGCCTACCAGGACATCGTTGACCGTTCCCGCAAGAACAAGCTGACGATGGATGACTTCTCCGGCGTCACCATTAACCTCACCAACCCGGGCGGCATCGGTACCCGCCACTCCATCGCCCGCTTGACCAAGGGCTCCGGCTCCATCATTGGTGTCGGTTCCATGGACTACCCGGCTGAGTTCGCTGGCACCTCCGCCGACCGCTTGGCTGACTTGGGCGTAGGCCGCCTGGTTACTCTGACCTCCACCTACGACCACCGCGTTATTCAGGGCGCGGAGTCCGGTGAGTTCCTGCGCACCATTGGCCAGCTCATTCTGGATGATGCTTTCTGGGACGAGCTCTTCGAGTCCCTGGGTGTTCCCTACCAGCCCTTCCGTTGGGCTGCTGACGTGCCTAACACGGGCGTCGATAAGAACACTCGCGTCATGCAGTACATCGAGGCTTACCGCTCCCGCGGCCACCTCCTTGCTGACATCAACCCGCTGGGTTGGAAGCAGCCGGGCTTGCCGTGGCCGGACCACCGCGACCTCGACCTGTCTACTCACGGTCTGACCATTTGGGATCTGGACCGTACCTTCAACGTGGGTGGTTTCGGTGGCAAGGAGACCATGACACTGCGCGAGGTGGTTACTCGCCTACGCTCCGCCTACACCCTCAAGGTGGGCTCGGAATACACCCACATCCTGGACCGCGATGAGCGCAGCTGGCTGCAGGAGCAGATTGAGGCCGGCATGCCGAAGCCGTCCAACTCTGAGCAGAAGTACATCCTGCAGAAGGTCAACGCTGCCGAGGCATTCGAGAACTTCCTGCAGACCAAGTACGTAGGCCAAAAGCGTTTCTCCCTGGAGGGTGCTGAGTCCCTCATCGCTCTGCTGGACTCCATCGTGGACACTGCCGCTGGCCAGGATCTTGACGAGGTCGTCATCGGTATGCCGCACCGCGGCCGCCTCAACGTGCTCTTTAACATCGTGGGCAAGCCGCTGGCCGATATCTTCGGTGAGTTCGATGGCAACTACAAGGGCGGCCAGCTTGGCGGCTCTGGCGACGTGAAGTACCACCTCGGTGCTGAGGGCGAGCACCTGCAGATGTTCGGCGATGGGGAAATCAAGGTCACCCTCGCTGCTAACCCGTCTCACCTCGAGGCCGTTGACCCGGTCATGGAAGGTATTGCCCGCGCTAAGCAGGACATCCTGGACAAGGGCCCGGAGGGCCACACCGTTGTCCCGATCATGCTCCACGGCGATGCTTCCTTCACCGGCCTCGGCGTGGTGCAGGAGACCATCAACCTGTCCCAGCTGCGTGGCTACACCACCGGCGGTACGGTCCACGTTGTGGTCAACAACCAGGTGGGCTTCACCACTACCCCGGATTCCGGCCGTTCCACGCACTACGCCACCGACTTGGCCAAGGGCTTCGACTGCCCGGTCTTCCACGTCAATGGCGACAACCCGGAGGCTGTTGTTTGGGTAGGTAAGCTCGCCACTGAGTACCGCCGCCGCTTTGGCAAGGACGTCTTCATTGACCTCGTGTGCTACCGCCTGCGCGGCCACAACGAGGCTGATGATCCGTCCATGACACAGCCGCGGCTCTACGACATCATTGACAACCACAAGTCCGTCCGTGAGCGCTACACCGAGGAGCTCATCGGCCGCGGTGACCTGTCTGATGAAGAAGCAGAGGCAGCTGCACGTGACTTCCATGACCAGATGGAGTCCGTCTTCGCTGAGCATAAGGAAGCGGAGAAGGCCGGCCCGAAGGAGCAGACCGGTATTACTTCCTCCCAGGATCTCACCCGCGGTCTGGATACCTCCATCACCGCCGAGGAGATGGCGGAGATTGGCGATGCCTACGGCACCCCGCCGGAGGGCTTCGAGTACCACAAGCGTGTGGGCAAGGTTGCCAAGGAGCGCCAGAAGTCCGCCCGCGAAGGCGGCATCGACTGGGGTTGGGGCGAGCTCATCGCCTTCGGTTCCCTGGCTAACTCCGGCAAGGTTGTTCGCCTCGCCGGTGAGGATTCCCGCCGCGGTACCTTTACCCAGCGCCACGCTGTGGCCTTCGACCCAGCCACCGGCGAAGAGTACAACCCGGTTGCTCACCTGGCTACGTCCAAGGGCAACGGCGGTAAGTTCATGGTCTACAACTCGGCACTGACCGAGTTCGCCGGCATGGGCTTCGAGTACGGCTACACCGTGGGTAACCCGGATGCCGTCGTGGCCTGGGAGGCACAGTTCGGTGACTTCGCCAACGGCGCTCAGACCATCATCGATGAGTACATCTCCTCCGGTGAGGCCAAGTGGGGCCAGCTCTCCAGCCTGATCCTGCTGCTGCCGCACGGCTACGAGGGCCAGGGCCCGGACCACTCCTCCGCCCGCATCGAGCGTTACCTGCAGCTGTGCGCTGAGGGCTCCATGACCGTGGCCCAGCCATCCACCCCGGCCAATCACTTCCACCTGCTGCGCCGCCAGGCCCTCGGTGAGATGAAGCGCCCGCTGGTCGTCTTCACCCCGAAGTCCATGCTGCGTAACAAGGCTGCGACCTCCTCCGTATCCGACTTCACCGAGGTCACGAAGTTCCAGTCCGTTATCAACGACCCGAACTTCTTCGACATCAACGGTAAGAAGGTGGGCGACGCCGACAAGGTCAAGACCATCATGCTGGTCTCCGGCAAGCTCTACTGGGAGCTGGCCAAGAAGAAGGAAGCCGATGGCCGCGATGACATCGCCATCGTGCGTGTGGAGATGCTTCACCCGATTCCGTTCAACCGCCTGCGTGAGGCCTTTGAGTCCTACCCGAACGCTGAGCAGGTTCGCTTTGTTCAGGACGAGCCGGCCAACCAGGGTCCGTGGCCGTTCTACAACGAGCACCTGCGTGAGCTCATCCCGGATATGCCGGAGCTGGTCCGCGTCTCCCGTCGCTCGCAGTCCTCGACTGCAACCGGTAACGCGAAGGTTCACCAGATTGAGCAGAAGAACCTGCTGGAAGAGGCATTCGACATCTAG